One stretch of Bombus affinis isolate iyBomAffi1 chromosome 4, iyBomAffi1.2, whole genome shotgun sequence DNA includes these proteins:
- the LOC126915484 gene encoding flexible cuticle protein 12-like: MKTILIFVTAIVGALAAPQLNPNEITIVKQEEQNNIGVGGYHFSYEQSDGQKREETAELKNEGTDDESLDVTGSFSFTAPDGHTYRVDYTADKDGFHPTINLVSK, encoded by the exons ATGAAGACG ATCCTCATCTTCGTGACAGCGATAGTGGGAGCTCTCGCTGCGCCCCAGTTGAATCCAAATGAAATCACGATAGTAAAACAGGAGGAGCAAAACAATATTGGAGTAGGTGGATATCACTTTAGTTACGAACAGAGCGATGGCCAAAAGAGGGAAGAAACTGCGGAATTGAAAAACGAAGGTACTGACGATGAATCCCTTGATGTTACCGGTAGCTTCTCCTTCACAGCGCCAGATGGTCACACTTATAG GGTTGATTACACCGCTGACAAGGATGGATTCCACCCCACTATTAATCTCGTTTCGAAATAG